From a region of the Monomorium pharaonis isolate MP-MQ-018 unplaced genomic scaffold, ASM1337386v2 scaffold_681, whole genome shotgun sequence genome:
- the LOC118648770 gene encoding uncharacterized protein LOC118648770 isoform X2 yields the protein MTESTIKRKGIYKYCFVPGCLSTTIKNPCKIFVCVPKGKMRKKWIIQVRRDPNKTSLIAPFYCCEDHFDLQQDLENYMRVKLDQNAAILLKKGVLPRFFDCQTDRKRASSSTPVRSAVKKLRQQCILQELNKEEIDKRSVSQESQNNSTDIDFPTTEFNNLILNDTLNLKETESIVKHKGIQVSRRPLYRSVHTYCNIMPTSTTREVKDAACSPIKSNKLQDNLKSSTSTSITASTTKDLNDTLEDCDEYLPYSDEISEEALKQSKKDIQEQTLTMRKSRILNKPKKNHPYFGTLFEKVYILAFSKKYKSIFTSSFSCKIQQCTVNN from the exons ATGACAGAAAGTACAATAAAACGAAAAGGTATTTATAAGTACTGTTTTGTGCCAGGATGTTTAAGTACGACAATAAAAAATCCTTGTAAAATATTCGTGTGTGTCCCAAAAGGgaaaatgcgaaaaaaatGGATAATACAAGTTCGACGTGATCCCAATAAAACATCATTGATTGCGCCTTTTTATTGTTGCGAAGATCATTTTGAt TTGCAAcaagatttagaaaattatatgcgAGTTAAACTCGATCAAAATGCAGCAATACTCCTTAAAAAAGGAGTACTTCCTCGATTTTTTGATTGTCAGACAGATAGAAAACGAGCATCATCTTCGACACCAGTAAGATCAGCAGTTAAAAAGCTCAGACAACAATGTATTTTACaggaattaaataaagaagaaattgataaaagaTCTGTTTCTCAAGaatctcaaaataattcaACAGACATTGATTTTCCAACAActgaatttaacaatttaatattaaatgacacattgaatttaaaagaaacagaatctATAGTAAAACATAAAGGCATTCAAGTATCTAGGAGACCTCTTTATCGCAGTGTTCATacgtattgtaatattatgcCCACATCTACAACGCGAGAAGTAAAAGATGCAGCTTGTTCTCCTATTAAAAGCAATAAACtacaagataatttaaaatcttcaACATCAACAAGTATAACTGCAAGTACtacaaaagatttaaatgATACACTGGAAGATTGTGACGAATATTTACCTTATTCTGATGAGATAAGTGAAGAAGCTTTAAAACAAAGCAAAAAAGATATACAAGAACAAACATTAACAATGCGAAAATCACGTATTTTGAATAAGCCTAAG AAAAACCATCCCTATTTTGgcacattatttgaaaaagtttatattttggCCTTctcaaaaaagtataaaagcaTCTTTACCTCTTCCTTTTCGTGCAAGATACAACAATGTACAGTCAATAATTGA
- the LOC118648770 gene encoding uncharacterized protein LOC118648770 isoform X1, which yields MTESTIKRKGIYKYCFVPGCLSTTIKNPCKIFVCVPKGKMRKKWIIQVRRDPNKTSLIAPFYCCEDHFDLQQDLENYMRVKLDQNAAILLKKGVLPRFFDCQTDRKRASSSTPVRSAVKKLRQQCILQELNKEEIDKRSVSQESQNNSTDIDFPTTEFNNLILNDTLNLKETESIVKHKGIQVSRRPLYRSVHTYCNIMPTSTTREVKDAACSPIKSNKLQDNLKSSTSTSITASTTKDLNDTLEDCDEYLPYSDEISEEALKQSKKDIQEQTLTMRKSRILNKPKVYIGMQNNALFILKLLADEADIKLDDIYLTLEKIKLNHSFIILGDEYGKSPSNANTIFRKTIPILAHYLKKFIFWPSQKSIKASLPLPFRARYNNVQSIIDCFEIEIQKPSNPLYQALTWSEYKKCNTIKYLISATPDGTINFISEGFGGRTTDATIVEKSQYLNVLPPNCKIMADRGFKHIECLLQKKGCTLIRPSSVSSNTNLTKSEVIETRRIASLRIHIERVIGRLRDFEFLTPHAGIPYQTLDIIDEIVLIVAALINLQTPIIAQ from the exons ATGACAGAAAGTACAATAAAACGAAAAGGTATTTATAAGTACTGTTTTGTGCCAGGATGTTTAAGTACGACAATAAAAAATCCTTGTAAAATATTCGTGTGTGTCCCAAAAGGgaaaatgcgaaaaaaatGGATAATACAAGTTCGACGTGATCCCAATAAAACATCATTGATTGCGCCTTTTTATTGTTGCGAAGATCATTTTGAt TTGCAAcaagatttagaaaattatatgcgAGTTAAACTCGATCAAAATGCAGCAATACTCCTTAAAAAAGGAGTACTTCCTCGATTTTTTGATTGTCAGACAGATAGAAAACGAGCATCATCTTCGACACCAGTAAGATCAGCAGTTAAAAAGCTCAGACAACAATGTATTTTACaggaattaaataaagaagaaattgataaaagaTCTGTTTCTCAAGaatctcaaaataattcaACAGACATTGATTTTCCAACAActgaatttaacaatttaatattaaatgacacattgaatttaaaagaaacagaatctATAGTAAAACATAAAGGCATTCAAGTATCTAGGAGACCTCTTTATCGCAGTGTTCATacgtattgtaatattatgcCCACATCTACAACGCGAGAAGTAAAAGATGCAGCTTGTTCTCCTATTAAAAGCAATAAACtacaagataatttaaaatcttcaACATCAACAAGTATAACTGCAAGTACtacaaaagatttaaatgATACACTGGAAGATTGTGACGAATATTTACCTTATTCTGATGAGATAAGTGAAGAAGCTTTAAAACAAAGCAAAAAAGATATACAAGAACAAACATTAACAATGCGAAAATCACGTATTTTGAATAAGCCTAAGGTATATATTGGTATgcaaaataatgcattatttattttaaaattgcttgCAGATGAAGCTGATATAAAGTTggatgatatttatttaactttagaaaaaattaaacttaatcattcttttataattttgggTGACGAATATGGAAAAAGTCCTAGCAATGCAAATACTATTTTCAGAAAAACCATCCCTATTTTGgcacattatttgaaaaagtttatattttggCCTTctcaaaaaagtataaaagcaTCTTTACCTCTTCCTTTTCGTGCAAGATACAACAATGTACAGTCAATAATTGATTgttttgaaattgaaattcaaAAACCAAGTAATCCATTATATCAAGCACTCACATGGtccgaatataaaaaatgtaatacaatcAAGTATTTAATCTCAGCTACACCTGATGGAACGATTAACTTTATATCAGAAGGTTTCGGAGGAAGAACTACAGATGCTACAATAGTCGAAAAAAgccaatatttaaatgtacttCCACCTAACTGTAAAATTATGGCAGATCGGGGCTTTAAACATATAGAATGTCTATTACAGAAAAAAGGATGCACACTTATCAGGCCATCTAGTGTTTCAAGTAACACAAATCTAACAAAATCTGAAGTTATAGAAACAAGACGTATAGCAAGTTTACGAATTCATATAGAACGAGTGATTGGAAGATTGAGAGATTTCGAGTTTCTTACGCCTCATGCAGGAATTCCTTATCAAACGTTGGACATTATTGatgaaattgtattaattgtagcagctttaataaatttgcaaacgCCCATAAttgcacaataa